GGCCAGCCGCTATCGGGGCTGCCGATGACCACCGGGTTCGCTTGAAACGACGGGGCGTCGGGCCGCCAATTCTCGTAGGTGCCGGTATCGACGTAGCAGACCACATGGCGGCCGAGCTGGTGGAGCGCCGTAACGGTCTGCGCGGCGGTATCGAATGCGTCGAGATCGTAGACGCTGGCCGCGATCGTGGTGTCGATGGTTCCGCTGAGTTGCCATTGATAGGTGTCTATCCGAGCCGGCGACCAGCCGGTACTCGGCGCGGAGGCGGGCACGGTCGGGCTCGCCCCCGAGGAGCGTGTGGCAGCCGTGCCGCCGCCGCAACCTGCGACGCTGATGAGGATGGCGAGAGCCAGGATGCGACTGGGGCGGATCGGCATGCTTCTTAGAACTATCGGCCCGCTCGCGAAGGTTCGGCACCTTCTCGCCGAACGCCGTGGGTACCGAGTATGAGTTCGTTCATTCCCGCCGATCCCACGATCGCCGAGTTCGCCGCGTACCTGCGCCTGGAGCGCGGGCAGTCGCCGCGTACCTCCGAGGAGTACGCACGCGACGTCGAGGTGTTCGGCGAGTTCCTCGAGCCCGGGCACCCGAAGACGGCGGCGTTTTTCAAGCTCGGCACGGCCACCACATCCGACGTGCGACGATTCGTGATGGAGCTGATGGGCCCGCGCAAATACACGCCGGTCTCGGTCCGGCGCAAGCTCGCGGCGTTGCGCTCGTATTTTGCGCTGCGAAAACGCGAAGGGCACCGGGCCGACAATCCCGCAGCCGACGTCCCGCCGCCCAAAGCTCCCAAACGTTTACCGCACGTCATGTCCGAGCCCGAGGTGGCGCGGCTGCTGCGCACGCGCGTCGCCGGCAAAGACGATTTCCAGCGCCTGCGCAATACCGCCATCATGGAACTGCTCTATGCGAGCGGTATCCGTCGCGCGGAGTTGGTGGGGTTGAACATCAGCGACGTCGATTTAGAGCGCCGTTTGATGCGCGTGATCGGCAAGGGCAACAAACAGCGGATGGTCTTCATCAATCAGGCTGCCGCAGACGCGGTCCGCAATTATCTCGGCGTGCGTCCACGCAGTTCCGACGAAGCGCTGTTTCTGTCGCGTCGCAAGACGCGTCTCTCCCACCGGCAGGCCTGGGTGATCTTTCGAGAATTCGCCGAGCTTTCGGGGTTAACGCAGCACGTCACACCGCACGTGATGCGCCATTCGTTCGCGACGCATCTGCTCGAAAACGGTGCGGACATCATGACCATCAAAGAGTTGCTGGGCCACGAGAGCCTTTCCACCACCCAAATCTACACCAACGTTTCGCTCGAACATATGCGGCGCAGTTACGAAGACGCACACCCCCGCGACCGCACCGAAGAGCGATGAGGAGTATCCCCGCGTTGAACCATCGGTCGATCGTCCTTCTTCTTCTCGCAGCCGTCGGGCTCGCATCGTGCGGGTCACACGCTCCCTATATCACGACGACCGGCACCTTGCCGGCGAACGCCGTCATGACCGTGCAGGCCGTCCAAGCCGGCATCAATGCCTATAAGCCCGCCGTCGGGCAACCGGACGATCTTTTCACGGTCAGCGCCACGGCACTCGGGGGCGTTCCGCCCGCGGCTCCGACGATCCGTCACGCGGGCAACGGGATCGTCGTCGATGCGAGCGCGCCGCTGCGCAACCTGCTCTTACGCGTTCCGGCGAACGTCAATCTCAACGTCGATTCGCAGCGAGGCGACGTCGACGTAACCGAAATCTCCGGTAACGTCGACGTTCACGCCGGCGTCGGCAGCGTCGACGTCATGATCGCCGGATACGCGCAGGCGAGCGTCACAAAAGGTCAGATCTCCGTGACGATGGGCTCGACGACGTGGCCCGGCGTGCTGACCTTTCGCAATCAGGACGGCGACGTCGAAGTGTGGGTGACCGAAACCGCGAAATTCCGCGTGCACCTGCACACCGGCGATGGGATGCTCTTCACGGATTTCCCGCTCCATGGCACCTCAAGCGGCACGGGCGAGACCATCGACGGCGTCGTGAACGGCGGAGCCGCGCGCGCGATCGACATCGACGTCAAGCGGGGGAATATTCGGCTGCTGAGCCTTCACCCGGAGGCATAGTCAAGACGCTCCCGGGGTTCATGATTCCGAGCGGGTCGATCGCGTGCTTCACGGCGCGCATGAGCGCCATTTCCTGCGGACTGCGCTGCGTCGATAGTTCGTCGCGGCGATAGCGCCCGATGCCGTGCTCGGCGGTAATGCTTCCACGGTAGGCGGTAACGATCGCATGCACCGTTGCGTTGACGGCATCGCTGCGCACGGCGTCCTCGCCTGGGAGCAACACGTTGAAGTGGACGTTCCCGTCGCCTACGTGGCCGAAGGCGAGAACGCGCGTTCCGGGATGAGCGGTTTCTACCGCCAGTGTCGCTTCTTCGATGAAGCGCGGCACGTCGACGATCGGAACCGAGACGTCGTGTTTTGCGCTACGCGCCGCGCGCTTCTCCGTTTCGGGGATGGACTCACGCCATTCCCAGAGTTCGTCGCTTTGCCGCTGGCTTTCGGCCACGACGCAGTCGATTGCGATGTCGGCGTCGATCAGCGTTGCGAGCGCGGCCTCGAAGGCGTCGCGCATCCCCTGAAGCGATGCGGCGGCCTCCAACAGCAGATACCACGGCTGAGCCGGCATCGGACGCGTGAGGGAGGGCTGTTGCGCGGATCGCAGCGTCACCGTCGTATCCGAAAAGAGCTCGCAGGCGACGAGCGTATCGCCGAGCAGTTCCTGCAGTTGGCTAAACGCGCGCAACGCGTCTTTCGGGCTGCCGAGGCCCAGCAACGCCGTCGTTTGAAAACGGGGCTTGGGAAAGAGCCGAAGCACCGCGCTCGTGACGATGCCGAGCGTGCCCTCCGCACCGATGAAGAGTTGCTTCCAATCGTATCCGGCGTTATCTTTCCGCAACGCGCGTAAGCCGTCGACGATGCTTCCGTCCGGTAAAACGGCCTCCAATCCGAGCACGAGCGCGCGCATCGTTCCGTAGCGAAGGACCCCCGAGCCGCCGGCGTTGGTCGATATGAGCCCGCCGATCTGAGCCGACCCCTCCGCGCCGAGCGAGAGCGGAAAGAGCCGGTTCGCGGCGTTCGCCGCGGCTTGAACGTCGGTCAAGACGCAGCCGGCCTGCGCCGTCAACGTATTCCCAATCGGATCGACGGACTCTATTCGATGCATGCGCGATAGCGAGAGCACGATCGCACCGTCGAGCCCGAGGGGCGTGGCACCGGCGGCGAGGCCGGTATTTCCACCTTGTGGGACGATCGCGGTGCGCGTTGCATGCGCTAGCGCGACGACGCGAGCCACCTCCTGCGTCGATTCCGGCCGTACGACGGCCATCGCGTTGCCGCGAAAGACGCCGCGCCAATCGTTATAGAACGCCTGCGTTTGTTCCGGATCGGTAAGGACGGCGGCCGGCCCGACGATTGCCGCGAGCTCCGCGAGCAGTCTCTGCATCACGCGCCGCGGGTCTGAGCGAGCAGCGCTTCTCGGGCTTTAACGAGTCGAACCATGGTGTCGTTGTATGGGGTCGGGACGTTGGTTCGGCGGCCGAACGCGACGATCGCGCCGTTGATATAATCGATCTCGCTCGGATGCCCGGTCTCCAAATCGAACGCCATGGAACTCTTCGTATCGGCGCCCAGCAGAATCACTTGCATAACGTAGTGCCAGGGGTTCGCGTACGGCAAATTGATTTTCAGCGCGGCTGCAACCGCGGCCGCCTCGTCGGCGAGCACTTCGGCTAGGTGCGCGGCGTTCGGTTCTTTCGGAATCGCGCCGACCGGGCATTCCAGCAAGGCCGAGAGGGCGTTGATCGATGCATTTGCTACCAACTTCCCCCACAGGTGCGGGCGGATGTCGTAGACGATCGAGGCTTGCAGGCCGCTATGTACGAGCACGTCGGCGACCGTGCGCGACGTCGTCGGAGATGCCGTCGACGAACCGATGATGGTCGCCCCCTGCTCCGAACTCGACACGCGTCCGGGGCCAAGCGTCGTCGACGATTCGGTCGTAATACCGAGGATCACGGGTACGGCCCCGCCGAGCGCGGTGCGAATGGCGTCCTCGTTGCCGATTCCGTTCTGAAGCGAGACCACCGGCGTCGACGGATTGAGTTCGCCCGCGAACGGGCGTAGCGCGCGCAGCGTGTCCACGGCCTTCACGAATAGAAAGAGCACGTTCGATGCGTAGAGTTCGCGCGCGCTTCGCGCGACGGTGACCTTCACGGGCTTGCCGTCGTTGACGCACAGGCCCTTGCGGCGGATCGCGTCGGAGACGGTCGCATTGGATTCCAGGATCGTCACGTCGCTGGTCTTCGCGAGATGATATCCGAAGAGGGTCCCCATCGACCCCGCTCCGATGATACCGACTTTGATTTTAGCGTCGCTCATGAATCAGAACTGCAGTTGGATGCCGTAAACGGTACGGCGGGTGATGTGCGTCATATCCCGTTGGCCAAAGAAGAGTTCCGCGCCGGGCATCAATCGCAAGTTGCCGTACAGATCGAGCGAGGGGCGGCGCAGGTTGTAAATGCGCGTCTCGATGCCGTAATGCGGCTGATTGAACTGCCCGAGCAGGCCGAGTTGCGAGTAGAGCAACCCGCCACCCAGCCGCACGCCATGTCCGAACGACTTGAGCGCGGCGAGGTTCGCCGTCGTGTGGTAGCCGATGTCGTTCGCACCGACGATGAAGCTGGTCTCGCCCTTCGGAAACACGATCGCATTGATATCGGTCTGCGGGCCGCGATCCTTGCTCAAGAGCGGGTTATCGCAGCAATAATGCTGCGCGGAGAGCGCGCTGACGCGAAGCTGGATCGCGAGCAAGTTGCGCGCGACCGTAGCCAGGCGTCGCTTGAGGGCAAGACGCCGCACGGCATCGCGTTGCCGGTCCAGCTGGCCGGGCGTGCTCTGAACGCTCGGCGAGGCGGCGCCGTACGGCGCGGGGCTCGGCGGCGATAGGGAAAAGGGCGACGTCGTACCGGTGGGAATGGGGGCCGGCGTGGCACCCCGGTCGACGCCGTAGACGCTGCTGGTGCCGCCGAGCGATCCGAGGAGAGAATTCGCGCGTTGCATCGTCGCATCGAGGTTGGCAACCGTATTGCGTACCTGGCTCTGCGTCTGAGGGTCGCCGGTGATGCTTCGCAGATCTTTAGTGATTCCCGCGATCGCATCGGTGGTTTCCGCGATGTTTTTGGTCGTGGCTAAAATGTTGGTCTTGAGATTGGGGTCGGAGGCGATGTTCGCCAGCGACGTCATCGAGGTGTTGAGCGCGACCGACGTGGTTTGGAAGTTCGAGAGTATGACGTCGATCTTCTTGGAGTTGAGCTGCGTCGTGTCGTTGAGCGTTGCGGTCAATTCGTCGATGTTGCGGCTGGCAGTACCCAAACTGCTCTGCAACGAGTCGGCGATTTGGAGCGCCTGCGTCGAGAATTGTTGCATGGTTTGGTCGGCGGTCGTGGTTAGATGATTGGCGTTTTCTATCGTTGCCTGCAGCGTGTCGAGCAGCTTGGGTTCACGCGATTCGAGATCGGCGAGAATTGTGTCCAGACGTTTGATTTGCCCCTGCCCTTGCTGGAGTAAATCGGCGATCGTCGCAGAGTTGTTTCCTTGCGGCTGTTCGTCGATCGGCAAAACCTGACGCGCGAGCATCGGTATGGCTTGCGGCGCGGGCGTGGGCCCGGTCACCCCAGCCGGTCGAGGGATGGGGACCGGCGGGACGATGATGAGGTTCGGGTCGCCGGTTAGCGGCGCCTGAATCAGAAAGCGCGAAGCGCTCGGGATGTCGACGTCGCGGTTGACGGCCAGGATCACGTCGACGGTATTATCTGGGAGCAGCGAAATCGAATCGACGGTTCCGACGCTCACCCCGCTGAAGTACACGATCGCGCCCGAATGCAGGCCTGCGGCCGATTGGAAATGGACGCCGATGCGGTAGCCGGTGTGCCGGGTGCCGAAATCGGTGATGACGTAGAACACCCCAAAGAGCAGTAGGAGTGAGAGGAGGGCAAAAGCCCCAACCTGGGCCTGTCGCGTCATGCGCTTCTATTTACGCCTCACGGGGAATTGTGCCTTGCCGACGAGCGAGGCGGCACGCTAGATCGGGATCGGGCCAATTTCGGAGCCTTGGATGAATTGCTGCACGATCGGGTTGGGCGACTGCTTGATCTCGTCTACGGTACCGTAGGCGATGATCGCCCCCTCGAAGAGCATAGCGACGTAATCGGCCATCATATATATGGACTGCAAGTCGTGCGAAATCACCACCGCGGTGCCCTGGAGCTTTTGGCGCAGGCGGACGATCGTATCGGTAATCAAATGGGTAACGATCGGGTCTAGCCCGGTCGTGGGCTCGTCGTAGAGAATCAATTCGGGGCGCGTAACGATCGCTCGGGCAAAGCCGGCCCGCTTGAGCATACCGCCGGAGAGCTGGCTTGGAAGATTGTCGTACGTGTTCGATAGGCCGACCGAGTCGAGCGCGTCGACGACGATCTTCTGGATCTCCGATTCGGAGAGATGGGTCTGCTCCTGTAACGGGAGGGCGACGTTGTCGCCGATCGAGAGGCTATCCAAGAGCGCGGCGAATTGAAAACTTAGGCTGATCTTGCGCCGCACGTCCATAAGCTGGCGTTCGGAGATATGGCAAATGTCCACGCCGCGATGATAGACGTGTCCGGACTGCGGCCGGCTCAAACCGTCGAGCAACCGCACGATGGTTGATTTACCGGCGCCGGAGAGGCCGATAATGCACGTGATCGCCCCTTCGACGATATCGAGGGAGCAGTTCTTGAGAATGACCTTCTCGCCGTAGCTCAAGCTGATGTCGTCGAGCTTGGCGATGACGTTCGGCACGCTAGTGGCCACCGAACAACACCATCGAGAGCGCGAAGTTCGAGATGAAGATAAGAATGATTGAAATGACGACCGCGCCGGTGGTCGCCTTACCGACGCCGGCCGCTCCGCCCCGCGTCGAAAGCCCCTGGTATGCGCCGACGAGTGCGATGATCAGCGCGAACACGAGCGATTTCACCAAGCCCTTGAGGACGTCTTCGAATCCGATCGCTTGGCGCGCCGAAGAAAGGAACGTCTCGACGGAAATGTGCGCGTAGGTCTGCGCGATCCACATGCCGCCGAGCGTCGAAATGACGTCGGCGCAAATCGTGAGCAACGGGAGCATGATCAATAGCGCCAGTAGGCGGGGTACGACCAGAAAGCGCGTGGGCTCCAGGCCCATCGACGTGAGCGCGTCGATCTGCTCGGTTACGACCATCGAGCCCAACTCCGCGGCGATCGCGGCGCCGACGCGTCCGGCGACGACGACGGCCGTGAGCATCGGGCCCAGCTCGCGGACCGAGCCGTAGGTTACCGCTCCGCCGACCAAGTTGCCGACGCCGTATTGGACGGCTTGCATGGCCGATTCGAGCGAGATCACCATGCCCGTGAAGAGGGAGGTCAGCAGGACGATCGAGAGCGACTGAAAGCCGAGGAAATAGCATTGGTTCAGCGTTTCGACGAACCGAATGCGCAGGCGCACCAAGAAGCCGGCCGACTCGCCCGCAAGCGCCGTGATGCCGCCGGTGTAATCGAAGAAGCCGATCGTCGCGCGACCGACCTTATCGAGCATCTTCACGCGGTCGAACGTTCCAGCGCGTCGGCGTCGGCGAGCACGCCGTGGGTCACTTCGATGCGTTTTGCGGCCACGCCCCGCTCCGCCGTGAGATTGAATTGGACCTGATGGAGCTGTTCGAGGCGTCGATCGAGGTCTCGCAGATGGGCGCGCGCTTCGCTTTCGAAACCGGAGAAATAGCGCCGCACCGCTTCGAGATACCGCCGCGCTTCGCGAGCGTCGGCGTCACCCGATGCGATCGCGGCCGAGATCGCTCGTTGCGCCTCGCTCATCGCGCGATCGGTGATGTGAAATTCGCCGACGCGCCGCGCGAGTTCGGCGAGCTGTGGATCAACCGGCATGCGTGCCGATATCGACGCCGCAGGCCGCCAGGACTGCGCGTTGTGTGGTGAAGAGTTCCCGCACGCCGTTGTCGGCGAGCGCGAGGAGCGCATCGAGTTCGGCGCGGTCGAAAGGCGCCGCCTCTGCGGTTCCTTGTATCTCTACGAATCGCCCGGCATCCGTCATGAACACGTTCATATCGGTGTGCGCCTTGCTATCTTCGTCATACGCCAAGTCCAACATCGGGGTGCCGTTGACGATCCCGACGCTGGTGGCCGCCACCATGCCGCTCAACGGCCAGCGCCGCGCGTCGGTTGGTTGAAAGTTCTTGGCGAGCGCGAGCGCGAGCGCGACGAATGCGCCGGTGACGGAAGCCGTACGCGTCCCGCCGTCGGCCTGCAGCACGTCGCAGTCGATCCAAATGGTGCGTTCGCCCAGCTTCGCGGTATCGGTCACGGCGCGGAGCGCGCGGCCGATGATGCGCTGGATTTCGTGCGTGCGGCCGCCGACCCGTCCTTTGGAGGATTCGCGTTGCGTGCGTTCGTGCGTCGCGCGCGGCAGCATCGCATACTCGGCGCTGACCCATCCTAGGCCCTTGCCCTTCATCCAGCCCGGGACGCGCTCTTCGAGCGTCGCGGCGCAGAGGACGCGCGTATGGCCGATGCTGATAAGCGCGCTGCCTTCCGCGTACTTCATCACGTTGGGCTCGATCGTGACGGGGCGAAGTTGGTCGGGCCGACGCCCATCGCTACGGGTCATGATACCGGTACTTTCGTTACTCAACGGTGACGGTTTTTGCAAGGTTACGCGGTTGATCGACATCCTTACCTTCGATATCGGCAATATGATAGGCCAGGAGCTGTAAGGGGATCACGTTGACGATCGGCGAGAGCAGTTCGTCGACCTTCGGAACCCAGAACACGTGGTCGGCAACCGCGCGGGCTTCTTCATCTCCGTGATTCGCGACGACGATTACGGGTGCTTCACGCGCTTTTGACTCCATGAGATTCGAAAGCATTTTCTCGCGAACGCGATCGTCGGTCATAACGCCGATGACCGGAACGTGCGGATCGAGCAGCGCGATCGGGCCGTGCTTCATCTCGCCCGCGGCGTAGCCCTCGGCGTGGATGTATGAGATCTCTTTGAGCTTGAGCGCGCCTTCGAGCGCGGTCGGATAATTGATGTACCGCCCCATGAAAAGGCAGCTCTGCATTTTGCGATATTTTTTTGCGACCTTGCGGATCTCGTCGGACGTGTCGAGCACGACGTCGACCGCGGCAGGCAGAAGCTTGGTGCCCTCGCCGATCGCCTGGAGGCGCGCGGGATCGGCGGTGCCGCGCAGTTTCGCCAAATAGAGCGCGAAGAGCGTCATGGCGGTAACCTGCGAAACGTAGGTCTTCGTTGCCGCCACGCCGATCTCGGGCCCGCCGCGCGTGTAGAGCGTGCCGTGCGCCAAGCGAGTGAGATGCGATCCCAGTACGTTGCAGATGCCCAAAATCGTACTCCCGGCATCCTTGGCGATGCGCACGGCTTCAACCGTATCCGCCGTCTCGCCCGATTGCGACATCGCGATCACCAAAGCGGTGGGGTCGATTACCGGGTCGCCGTAACGAAACTCGCTGGCGAGTTCCATTTCGACCGGTAAATGCACGAGCGAGCGTAGGAGATACATGCCGACCATGCCCGCGTGATACGCGGTGCCGCACCCGGTGATGGCGATCTTGCTGATCGCGCGCAGGGTGTCGTCGGTGACCCCGCCCAGCTCGTTCGCGAGATGCACGCGGCCGTTCTCGTCCATTCGCCCGGCCAGCGTCTCTTTGATCACGACCGGCTGCTCGAAGATTTCCTTGAGCATGAAATGCTTGTAGCCGCTCTTTTCAGCCGACGTAGCATCCCACGTTACCGTCACGACCTCGCGATCGATGGGTACGCCTTCGTAATCCGTCAGGCTGTAGCCGTCGCGCCCGACCACGACCATTTCGCCTTCTTGGAGAATGATTTCGCGCCGCGTGTACGGGAGGATTGCCGGCGTATCGGAGGCGACGAACATCTCCCCTTCGCCGATACCCACCACCAGCGGGCTCGCACCGTTACGTGCGAAAACCAAATGTTCGGGATCGTCGCTCGATATGACGCCGAGCGCGTAGGCTCCGCGCACCTCGCGCAGGGTCTTGCGCACCGCGACCGCGAGATCGCCGTCGTAGTGCATCTCGATCAGATGCGAGAGCACCTCGGTATCGGTCTCGCTCTTGAACGTATGCCCGAGTTCGACCAATCTGGCTCGGAGCGGACCGTAGTTTTCGATGATGCCGTTATGGACGACGGCGATCTTTCCGGAACAGTCCATATGCGGATGCGCGTTCGCATCGTTCGGCCTTCCATGCGTGGCCCACCGCGTGTGGCCCAGGCCGCACGTACCGGCGAGGGGGCTGCCGTCGCGCAGCCGCTCCGCAAGTCGCGAAAGTTTGCCCTCGGCTTTGGAGCCGGTCAGCGTGCCTGCGGCATCGATAACCGCAACGCCCGCGCTGTCGTAGCCGCGGTACTCTAGCCGCCCGAGGGCATCCATGATGATGGGGACGCTATCGCGTTCCCCAATGTATCCAACGATCCCACACATAGTTTGTCTCTAACGCAATCGCGCTTACTTGATGCTTTCCTTGGTGCGATGGTATTCGATCATTCCTTCGGCGATTTCGTCCAAGGCGATCGATACGGGCTTATTGGGATTGATTTCGTCTTGCGCGATCAGCGGTTCGCTTGCAAAAAACTCGCGACGGTCGGCCGCCGGGAGCTGCTGGACGCGAATCCAGTTATTGAGCTGACGCGCGCGTTTGGTCACGATGTTGACGAGGCTGAATTTGGAATCCGCGTGCTTGAGCAGCGCGTCGAGATCTCCGAATACCGTTTTACTCATGGGTTCCTTACTTCTGTTGGTGCTACTTAGGTGAGTTCTACGTTTTTTAGCGAGGCATCGCTATAACGATGGATTCTAAAGCGCTCCGCTTGGAGAATGGCCTGCAGGTCGCGCACCGCTTGTTCGGACCGCCCCTGCTCGTTGATGACGAGATAATCGAAGTCCGGAATGAACTTCATCTCCTCGTGCGCTATTTCTAGCCGCCGAGCGATCTCTTCGTTCGTCTCGGTTCTTCGCGCCAGCAGCCGTTCGCGCAGGTGCGAGAGGCGATCCGGCACGAGAAAGATCAGGACCGCATCGGCAAATGCCGCTTTGACGGCCAACGCTCCATTGACCTCGGGCTTCATGATTAGATCGTAACCCTGATGAAGGGTCCCAATCACGTAATCGCGCGGGGTACCGTAGAGGTTGCCGTTGTACTCTCTCCATTCGAGGAATCCGTCGGCATTCCGCCGCCGTTCGAATTCTTCGCGAGTTAGGAAGAAGTAGTGCTCGCCTTCGCGCTCTCCCTCGCGTGGCTCTCTGGTGGTGGCCGAAACGGAGTAATGCAGGCGCGGCGAGCGCTCGCGCAAAGCATCTACCAACGTATCCTTGCCGGCCCCCGAGGGGCCTGAAACGACGAAGAGTAGACCCGGGCCGGTGATCACGCGCACTCCAAACGATGGCAAAGCTCGTTTTGTTCACACTACAGCAGGAGGACCCCTCGTATGTCGCTAGCTCTCGCC
This window of the Candidatus Dormiibacterota bacterium genome carries:
- the xerA gene encoding site-specific tyrosine recombinase/integron integrase; this encodes MSSFIPADPTIAEFAAYLRLERGQSPRTSEEYARDVEVFGEFLEPGHPKTAAFFKLGTATTSDVRRFVMELMGPRKYTPVSVRRKLAALRSYFALRKREGHRADNPAADVPPPKAPKRLPHVMSEPEVARLLRTRVAGKDDFQRLRNTAIMELLYASGIRRAELVGLNISDVDLERRLMRVIGKGNKQRMVFINQAAADAVRNYLGVRPRSSDEALFLSRRKTRLSHRQAWVIFREFAELSGLTQHVTPHVMRHSFATHLLENGADIMTIKELLGHESLSTTQIYTNVSLEHMRRSYEDAHPRDRTEER
- a CDS encoding DUF4097 family beta strand repeat-containing protein; translated protein: MRSIPALNHRSIVLLLLAAVGLASCGSHAPYITTTGTLPANAVMTVQAVQAGINAYKPAVGQPDDLFTVSATALGGVPPAAPTIRHAGNGIVVDASAPLRNLLLRVPANVNLNVDSQRGDVDVTEISGNVDVHAGVGSVDVMIAGYAQASVTKGQISVTMGSTTWPGVLTFRNQDGDVEVWVTETAKFRVHLHTGDGMLFTDFPLHGTSSGTGETIDGVVNGGAARAIDIDVKRGNIRLLSLHPEA
- a CDS encoding FAD-binding oxidoreductase; this encodes MQRLLAELAAIVGPAAVLTDPEQTQAFYNDWRGVFRGNAMAVVRPESTQEVARVVALAHATRTAIVPQGGNTGLAAGATPLGLDGAIVLSLSRMHRIESVDPIGNTLTAQAGCVLTDVQAAANAANRLFPLSLGAEGSAQIGGLISTNAGGSGVLRYGTMRALVLGLEAVLPDGSIVDGLRALRKDNAGYDWKQLFIGAEGTLGIVTSAVLRLFPKPRFQTTALLGLGSPKDALRAFSQLQELLGDTLVACELFSDTTVTLRSAQQPSLTRPMPAQPWYLLLEAAASLQGMRDAFEAALATLIDADIAIDCVVAESQRQSDELWEWRESIPETEKRAARSAKHDVSVPIVDVPRFIEEATLAVETAHPGTRVLAFGHVGDGNVHFNVLLPGEDAVRSDAVNATVHAIVTAYRGSITAEHGIGRYRRDELSTQRSPQEMALMRAVKHAIDPLGIMNPGSVLTMPPGEGSAAEYSPA
- a CDS encoding 2-dehydropantoate 2-reductase, with the translated sequence MSDAKIKVGIIGAGSMGTLFGYHLAKTSDVTILESNATVSDAIRRKGLCVNDGKPVKVTVARSARELYASNVLFLFVKAVDTLRALRPFAGELNPSTPVVSLQNGIGNEDAIRTALGGAVPVILGITTESSTTLGPGRVSSSEQGATIIGSSTASPTTSRTVADVLVHSGLQASIVYDIRPHLWGKLVANASINALSALLECPVGAIPKEPNAAHLAEVLADEAAAVAAALKINLPYANPWHYVMQVILLGADTKSSMAFDLETGHPSEIDYINGAIVAFGRRTNVPTPYNDTMVRLVKAREALLAQTRGA
- a CDS encoding MlaD family protein, with translation MTRQAQVGAFALLSLLLLFGVFYVITDFGTRHTGYRIGVHFQSAAGLHSGAIVYFSGVSVGTVDSISLLPDNTVDVILAVNRDVDIPSASRFLIQAPLTGDPNLIIVPPVPIPRPAGVTGPTPAPQAIPMLARQVLPIDEQPQGNNSATIADLLQQGQGQIKRLDTILADLESREPKLLDTLQATIENANHLTTTADQTMQQFSTQALQIADSLQSSLGTASRNIDELTATLNDTTQLNSKKIDVILSNFQTTSVALNTSMTSLANIASDPNLKTNILATTKNIAETTDAIAGITKDLRSITGDPQTQSQVRNTVANLDATMQRANSLLGSLGGTSSVYGVDRGATPAPIPTGTTSPFSLSPPSPAPYGAASPSVQSTPGQLDRQRDAVRRLALKRRLATVARNLLAIQLRVSALSAQHYCCDNPLLSKDRGPQTDINAIVFPKGETSFIVGANDIGYHTTANLAALKSFGHGVRLGGGLLYSQLGLLGQFNQPHYGIETRIYNLRRPSLDLYGNLRLMPGAELFFGQRDMTHITRRTVYGIQLQF
- a CDS encoding ATP-binding cassette domain-containing protein → MATSVPNVIAKLDDISLSYGEKVILKNCSLDIVEGAITCIIGLSGAGKSTIVRLLDGLSRPQSGHVYHRGVDICHISERQLMDVRRKISLSFQFAALLDSLSIGDNVALPLQEQTHLSESEIQKIVVDALDSVGLSNTYDNLPSQLSGGMLKRAGFARAIVTRPELILYDEPTTGLDPIVTHLITDTIVRLRQKLQGTAVVISHDLQSIYMMADYVAMLFEGAIIAYGTVDEIKQSPNPIVQQFIQGSEIGPIPI
- a CDS encoding ABC transporter permease codes for the protein MLDKVGRATIGFFDYTGGITALAGESAGFLVRLRIRFVETLNQCYFLGFQSLSIVLLTSLFTGMVISLESAMQAVQYGVGNLVGGAVTYGSVRELGPMLTAVVVAGRVGAAIAAELGSMVVTEQIDALTSMGLEPTRFLVVPRLLALLIMLPLLTICADVISTLGGMWIAQTYAHISVETFLSSARQAIGFEDVLKGLVKSLVFALIIALVGAYQGLSTRGGAAGVGKATTGAVVISIILIFISNFALSMVLFGGH
- the rph gene encoding ribonuclease PH is translated as MTRSDGRRPDQLRPVTIEPNVMKYAEGSALISIGHTRVLCAATLEERVPGWMKGKGLGWVSAEYAMLPRATHERTQRESSKGRVGGRTHEIQRIIGRALRAVTDTAKLGERTIWIDCDVLQADGGTRTASVTGAFVALALALAKNFQPTDARRWPLSGMVAATSVGIVNGTPMLDLAYDEDSKAHTDMNVFMTDAGRFVEIQGTAEAAPFDRAELDALLALADNGVRELFTTQRAVLAACGVDIGTHAG
- the glmS gene encoding glutamine--fructose-6-phosphate transaminase (isomerizing), producing MCGIVGYIGERDSVPIIMDALGRLEYRGYDSAGVAVIDAAGTLTGSKAEGKLSRLAERLRDGSPLAGTCGLGHTRWATHGRPNDANAHPHMDCSGKIAVVHNGIIENYGPLRARLVELGHTFKSETDTEVLSHLIEMHYDGDLAVAVRKTLREVRGAYALGVISSDDPEHLVFARNGASPLVVGIGEGEMFVASDTPAILPYTRREIILQEGEMVVVGRDGYSLTDYEGVPIDREVVTVTWDATSAEKSGYKHFMLKEIFEQPVVIKETLAGRMDENGRVHLANELGGVTDDTLRAISKIAITGCGTAYHAGMVGMYLLRSLVHLPVEMELASEFRYGDPVIDPTALVIAMSQSGETADTVEAVRIAKDAGSTILGICNVLGSHLTRLAHGTLYTRGGPEIGVAATKTYVSQVTAMTLFALYLAKLRGTADPARLQAIGEGTKLLPAAVDVVLDTSDEIRKVAKKYRKMQSCLFMGRYINYPTALEGALKLKEISYIHAEGYAAGEMKHGPIALLDPHVPVIGVMTDDRVREKMLSNLMESKAREAPVIVVANHGDEEARAVADHVFWVPKVDELLSPIVNVIPLQLLAYHIADIEGKDVDQPRNLAKTVTVE
- the rpoZ gene encoding DNA-directed RNA polymerase subunit omega; protein product: MSKTVFGDLDALLKHADSKFSLVNIVTKRARQLNNWIRVQQLPAADRREFFASEPLIAQDEINPNKPVSIALDEIAEGMIEYHRTKESIK
- the gmk gene encoding guanylate kinase yields the protein MITGPGLLFVVSGPSGAGKDTLVDALRERSPRLHYSVSATTREPREGEREGEHYFFLTREEFERRRNADGFLEWREYNGNLYGTPRDYVIGTLHQGYDLIMKPEVNGALAVKAAFADAVLIFLVPDRLSHLRERLLARRTETNEEIARRLEIAHEEMKFIPDFDYLVINEQGRSEQAVRDLQAILQAERFRIHRYSDASLKNVELT